The genomic DNA TGCTCCGCGCGCGAGGTCATCATGCGGTAAGGCTCGTTGGTGCCCTTGGTCACGAGATCGTCGATCAGAACGCCGATATACGCCTCGTCCCTTCGCAACACGATCTGCGGCTTGCCGCGCAGTTTCAAAGAGGCGTTCAGCCCCGCGATCAGCCCCTGCGCCGCCGCTTCCTCGTATCCGCTCGTGCCGTTGATCTGCCCCGCGGTGTACAACCCCTCGATTTTTTTGAATTCGAGGGTGGGGAACACGTCCAGCGTATCGATGCAGTCGTATTCGATGGCGTAGGCGTAGCGCATGATCTTCACGTGTTCCAACCCCGCCACGGTGCGGTACATATCCCGCTGTACGTCGTGCGGCAGCGAAGAGGACATGCCCTGCACGTACACTTCCGCGGTGTCCGCCGATTCGGGTTCCAAAAATATCTGGTGGCGCTCCTTATCGGCAAAACGCACCACTTTGTCCTCGATGGAAGGGCAGTAGCGCGGCCCCGTGCCCTTGATGACGCCGCTGTATAAGGGCGAGCGGTGCAGATTGGCGCGGATGATCTCGTGCGTCTTTTCGTTGGTGTAGGTGAGATAGCAGGGCGTCTGTTTTTGCGGAACGCCGTCCGAAAGATAGGAAAAGGGATAAATATCCGTTTCCCCGTCCTGTTTTTCGCATTTGGAAAAATCGACGGTGCGCCCGTCCACGCGGGCGGGGGTGCCCGTCTTGAACCGCCTTACCTTAAATCCCAACGAAATGAGATTTTCGGTTAGTAAGTTTGCGGGCGCGAACCCGTTGGGGCCCGAACTTTGCTTGGTTTCGCCCACCACGATCTCGCCTTTGAGATAGACGCCCGTCGCCAGGATCACCGCTTTGGCGGTCAGAATCTCCCCGACGGCGGTCCGTACGCCCGTCACTTTGCCGTTTTCGGTCAGAATTTCCGCCGCCTCTCCCTGTAATATCGAGAGGTTTTCGGTATGTTCCAGCGTCTTTTTCATCTGCGTATGGTAGGCGTTTTTGTCCGCCTGCGAGCGCAGGCTCTGCACCGCGGCGCCTTTGCCCACGTTGAGCATCCGTATCTGTAACGCGGTCTTGTCCGCGTTGACGCCCATTTCGCCGCCGAGCGCGTCGATCTCGCGCACGAGATGCCCCTTGGCTGTGCCGCCGATGGAGGGATTGCACGCCATGAAAGCGATGCTGTCGAGATTCAAAGTGAGCATCACCGTCTTGATGCCCGTGCGCGCGAGGGCGAGCGCCGCCTCGCAGCCCGCGTGTCCCGCGCCCACGACCACGGCGTCGTATTCGGTTGTATAGAAGCGATTTTTGACCATAAGAAATTTCCGTTTACAAAATCCGTTTCAAAAATTGAAACGGATTTTCCTTCGTTACTGTTTTAAAATGATATTTTTGATATCGTTCACTTCTTTCGCCACGCGGTCGTTCACTTTCAGAAGGTTGTTCACCTTTTCCCGCGAATGGATGATGGTGGTATGATCTCTGCCGCCCATCGCCTCGCCGATGGAAACGAGGGGAATGTTCATGATATCGCACATGAGGAACGCGCAGATCTGGCGGGGCTGTACGAGTTCTTTTTTCTTGCTCTTGCCCAAAAGGTTTTCGCGCGAAATTTTATAAAAAGCGCAGACGCTGGAAATGATCTTATCCGAAGTCACCGTTTCGTGTTCTTCTTCGCTCACCGCCTCGTTGAGCGCGTTTGCGGCAAGTTCGAGCGTGATGGGCTGTTCGTGCAGTTTGCTTGCGAAAATGACCTTGGTGAGCCGCCCTTCCAGCGTGCGCACGTCGGTGCCCGAATCGCGCGCCAGAAAATCCAGAACGTCGTTGGAAATAACGACTTTGCGCTCGTAGGATTTTTGTTTGAGAATGGCGATCTTGGTTTCGGTGTCGGGCGGCTGAATGTCCGCGATCAGCCCGCCCTCGAACCGCGTTCTGAGGCGCTCCTCGAGCGTTGCGATCTCCTTGGGCGGCACGTCGGACGTGAGCACGATCTGTTTGTTCTGCGATTGCAGTTCGTTGAACGTGTGGAACAATTCTTCCTGCACCGCCTGCTTTTTGGCGAGGAACTGCACGTCGTCGAGCAACAGCACGTCGCAGTTTCTGTAGCGGCTCCTGAAACGCGCCTGCTTGTCCCTGCTGTTTCCGCCCTTGTTGAGGTAAATGGAATCGATGAGTTCGTTGATAAACTTGTCGCAGGTGGTGTAGAT from Candidatus Borkfalkia ceftriaxoniphila includes the following:
- the dnaA gene encoding chromosomal replication initiator protein DnaA, with the protein product MSENNQFEFLWKQIQGVMQEMISPITYEMYISKLVPVDIEETKIVLKTDTEFFANYIGTKLADTMKSAIRKANTGITDFELMVEGKDDVVFTSVEDFDDDDDVAGNLNPRYTFDSFVAGKSNDFVFAAAQSVAKNPAANFNPLYIYGASGLGKTHLLQSIANYINLHKPSLRVIYTTCDKFINELIDSIYLNKGGNSRDKQARFRSRYRNCDVLLLDDVQFLAKKQAVQEELFHTFNELQSQNKQIVLTSDVPPKEIATLEERLRTRFEGGLIADIQPPDTETKIAILKQKSYERKVVISNDVLDFLARDSGTDVRTLEGRLTKVIFASKLHEQPITLELAANALNEAVSEEEHETVTSDKIISSVCAFYKISRENLLGKSKKKELVQPRQICAFLMCDIMNIPLVSIGEAMGGRDHTTIIHSREKVNNLLKVNDRVAKEVNDIKNIILKQ
- the mnmG gene encoding tRNA uridine-5-carboxymethylaminomethyl(34) synthesis enzyme MnmG, which produces MVKNRFYTTEYDAVVVGAGHAGCEAALALARTGIKTVMLTLNLDSIAFMACNPSIGGTAKGHLVREIDALGGEMGVNADKTALQIRMLNVGKGAAVQSLRSQADKNAYHTQMKKTLEHTENLSILQGEAAEILTENGKVTGVRTAVGEILTAKAVILATGVYLKGEIVVGETKQSSGPNGFAPANLLTENLISLGFKVRRFKTGTPARVDGRTVDFSKCEKQDGETDIYPFSYLSDGVPQKQTPCYLTYTNEKTHEIIRANLHRSPLYSGVIKGTGPRYCPSIEDKVVRFADKERHQIFLEPESADTAEVYVQGMSSSLPHDVQRDMYRTVAGLEHVKIMRYAYAIEYDCIDTLDVFPTLEFKKIEGLYTAGQINGTSGYEEAAAQGLIAGLNASLKLRGKPQIVLRRDEAYIGVLIDDLVTKGTNEPYRMMTSRAEHRIHLRQDNADFRLTQIGYDAGLAGEERYQRFCERRRAVEEILRELDGRVSPKDADGFMKAHGFGELFGGVSYADMIRRAIPLEDIIETFGILQGRRREDIETACIGVKYEGYLKRGLEQIEKAKKLEDKKLPADLDYMKIDGLRLEARQKLNQIRPANLGQAGRISGVNPADIAVLMVYLSLRS